In Pseudophryne corroboree isolate aPseCor3 chromosome 7, aPseCor3.hap2, whole genome shotgun sequence, a single window of DNA contains:
- the LOC134943691 gene encoding uncharacterized protein LOC134943691: MADVDQQGQDQQATITLQLTPVDPSQPIQLQDIPQASISPQLAQAPPPTQIPDDFWASWTSQQAQSNASLTAHTQHLASLPHHLPRISRNSGRLIVQVGRMATSMEQIRADNSQMLAHLTRIIDEQQRHQQALVQLIQHNQVVNESLSRIVASHTATNTQLIASINNLSSNITLMGAHQVTSSSGTTTPIQTPVTSPVRRSSRARASEPAQSTAPSTHKRKK; the protein is encoded by the coding sequence atggccgacgtggaccagcagggacaagaccaacaggcaaccatcacactgcaacttacacctgttgacccaagccagccaatacagctgcaggatatcccccaagcctccatcagtccacaactggcacaagctccgcccccaacccaaataccagatgacttttgggccagttggacaagccaacaggcacaaagcaatgccagcctgaccgcacatacacaacaccttgccagtctgccccatcatctaccgcgcattagtcgcaactcgggcagactgattgtacaagtagggcgaatggcaacctcaatggagcaaataagggctgacaacagccaaatgcttgctcatttaacgcgcatcatagatgagcaacagcgccatcagcaggcactcgttcagctcattcagcacaaccaggttgtgaatgagtccttatcccggattgtagccagccacactgcaaccaacactcaactgattgcaagcattaataatttgagcagcaatattacattgatgggagctcaccaagtaacctccagctcggggaccacgacccctatccaaacgccagtaacctcccctgttcggcgttcctccagagcacgtgccagtgagccagcacaaagcacagcacccagcacacacaagcggaaaaaataa